In the Primulina tabacum isolate GXHZ01 chromosome 7, ASM2559414v2, whole genome shotgun sequence genome, ataattaacacaaaatttataaatttcattaaaaatacatataatttcataatgtgaaaaaataaatttttttttcctttcaagCCCGAGAGTCAACTCAAGCCCGCCTCAGACTGGCCTTTATGGGCCCCCGACTTGCACGGGTTGGTTCATCTAGATCTACTtctaaataagttgaaaaaattTCAATTCAATCCACTTAAATTGTACTGTGAAACGAGTTGACCCGACTGATCCAACTCAAACTTATGGCTCAACACATATGAAACATGAACATCAATACCTCaagaaacaacagaagaaaAAATATAGGTGTAAGATCAGCTGATAAGAAATCGAAATGCTATTAGATACATAGAAATGCTATTAGATACATATCTTGCTATTAGCCTCATTTCATTAAATGAGGGCCGACCTAAGGAATTCAATTCAGAATGGTCTAGAATGGCGTGAGAGTCTAGGTTTTAGCTATTCAAGAAAGCTTCATGCATATATATCTATAAAATCGAAGGTTACACTCGAAATCAAAGTATTTAGATCCatgagatttgaagaaaaaaatctgaaatgtccaattaaaataatttagaaATAATCAGTCGATTATTTCAAGAATTCGTGGTCAAGTTGTATTTCTTgatattaattgataattagcTTGCTGTCATAAATATTGTGCATTGTTTTATTGGACGTGTAGCGACGTGTTTAGCTTAAACCATTAATTAATGATTTGGTTCTTATAGACTTGGGACCGACTCAAACAAAAATCACCGAACTTGATGGACATTCAAATCTTATCTCATACACGATCTGTCAATTTTTTTTCCCTAAAAAAATCTATATTATATCGTTTAATTGAGGAACACATTCCATCTGAACTAGTAAAAGATACACACGCATTGcatttgttattattatttttaatttgatcaaataatgcAAAACAATTAGCACGAAATTATttcaatttagaagagttgttcgattttaaaaaaaaaattgtgtttagATTTTTTTGTGTGTAAAACATGAAATGAATTGAAGAGGTTTTTAGTaggataattatgaaattaaatattttggtgtctTCTGAAGTAGCTACTATAAaggtctcaaacttaataatatattacaattaatttatattttttgcctttaaaatattagtttaaaactttttcaaagCATATTTCACTTCCCATTGTAAATTTAATTTACATGTAATATTTAGAAAGAACAAATTTTAATGCGCTATATTAGTGTTAAAGTATGTAAGACAGGGATAATTTTCACCATTttctatatttatattaatatatcattataaaaatattaaatttctaAAATCCATTCCAATATATATCTACAAACTTACATAGAAGCTTCCACGAATTATTAAATATGCATGATATAGACTTTGTGCTTCTCGTTGTGCTTCTTTGACTAAATCCCTCCAAGTGTTCTCAAATGGATCCACctaaatcaatatatatatatatatatacacacacacacacacattgaCACACACATGACATGTACACATTTTCTTCGTGCTATAACTTTCTTAGATTCAATCAATCAACCACATTATACCAGCAAAAACCCATCATCGGCAAAATGTTTCTCTGTGGCAGCGGAAGCTTTAGCCACGAAGACGAAAACGAACGCTATACCAGTCCATGTTCAACCCCGAAGAGATCCAAAAGGAACACGAATTTCTGCAGAATCGGCAAAGATAACAGCAACAAGAACCCTTATGCAGACAGGGGTTTGGACAAATTCAACGCACTTTTAGCTGAACTTGATGACAAGAAGCAGAAGATTTACACTCAAGTTGGTTCGGACGAGATATCCTTCGTGCGTTTCGTTTACACGAATGATTCCGACAACGTGAAGCCCATCGTCGTGAAGGCCAAAGAGAGGAATCAAGAGAAGATTAACACACAGGATCTTGTCAAGAATCAGAAAGGAGATATTCCGGTCACTAATCCTGCAGTTCCTGCCGTTTCGCAAGTGCAAGACAAGATTGGAAGCGCGGAGATCCCTGATAAAGAGGCAAAAAGGAGCTCCGAGACCAGTTTCAGGCTGGAGAAATTGAGGCATCCTTATTATTATCTCCCACTGATTCTGATACTGATTATTTTGTTTCTTGTTGTTTATGGGAGATCTTTCGCGATTCTGTGCACTTCGATTGGATGGTATCTGATTCCCACTGTTAATGGTACTCGGAATTCATCGGCATCGTCCTCGAGCACGAGGACCTTGAAAAGGAAGAAAGAGTCGGAGATAAAATTTGTTGAGAAAAAGATTGTAAATAACCAAGGATCATCTTCTCCGAGAAGTGTTCTTAACGGGCTAAATCCAGATAACTCACCTCAACAAGAAGAAATCGGGCGTAGAAGAAGCTTT is a window encoding:
- the LOC142550717 gene encoding uncharacterized protein LOC142550717; this translates as MFLCGSGSFSHEDENERYTSPCSTPKRSKRNTNFCRIGKDNSNKNPYADRGLDKFNALLAELDDKKQKIYTQVGSDEISFVRFVYTNDSDNVKPIVVKAKERNQEKINTQDLVKNQKGDIPVTNPAVPAVSQVQDKIGSAEIPDKEAKRSSETSFRLEKLRHPYYYLPLILILIILFLVVYGRSFAILCTSIGWYLIPTVNGTRNSSASSSSTRTLKRKKESEIKFVEKKIVNNQGSSSPRSVLNGLNPDNSPQQEEIGRRRSF